The Urocitellus parryii isolate mUroPar1 chromosome 6, mUroPar1.hap1, whole genome shotgun sequence genome includes a window with the following:
- the Cnih1 gene encoding protein cornichon homolog 1, which translates to MAFTFAAFCYMLALLLTAALIFFAIWHIIAFDELKTDYKNPIDQCNTLNPLVLPEYLIHAFFCVMFLCAAEWLTLGLNMPLLAYHIWRYMSRPVMSGPGLYDPTTIMNADILAYCQKEGWCKLAFYLLAFFYYLYGMIYVLVSS; encoded by the exons ATGGCGTTCACGTTCGCGGCCTTCTGCTACATGCTGGCGCTGCTGCTCACCGCCGCGCTTATCTTCTTCGCCATCTGGCAC attatagCATTTGATGAGCTGAAGACTGATTACAAGAATCCTATAGACCAGTGTAATACCCTGAATCCT CTTGTACTTCCAGAGTACCTCATCCATGCTTTCTTCTGTGTCATGTTTCTTTGTGCAGCAGAGTGGCTTACACTGGGTCTCAATATGCccctcttggcatatcatatttggAG GTACATGAGTAGACCAGTGATGAGTGGACCGGGACTCTATGACCCTACAACCATCATGAATGCAGATATTTTAGCATACTGTCAGAAAGAAGGATGGTGCAAGTTAGCTTTTTACCTTCTAGCATTTTTTTACTACCTGTATGG caTGATCTATGTTTTGGTGAGCTCTTAG
- the Cdkn3 gene encoding cyclin-dependent kinase inhibitor 3 isoform X2 encodes MKPPISIQASEFDSSDEEPIEDEQTPIQISWLPLSQVNCSQFLGLCALPGCKFKDVRRNIQKDTELKSYGIQDIFVFCTRGELSKYRVPNLLDLYQQYGITTHHHPIPDGGTPDIASCCDIMEELAICLKNNRKTLIHCYGGLGRSCLVAACLLLYLSDTVSPQQAIDSLRDVRGSGAIQTIKQYNYLHDFRDKLAAYLSSRESLSRSVSR; translated from the exons ATGAAGCCG CCTATTTCAATACAAGCAAGTGAGTTTGACTCCTCAGATGAAGAGCCTATTGAAGATGAACAGACTCCAATTCAGATATCATG gctACCTCTGTCACAAGTGAATTGTTCTCAGTTTCTTGGTTTATGTGCTCTGCCAG GTTGTAAATTTAAAGATGTtagaagaaatattcaaaaagataCAG AACTAAAGAGCTATGGTATACAAGACATATTTGTTTTCTGCACCAGAGGGGAACTGTCAAAATATAGAGTCCCAAACCTCTTGGACCTCTACCAGCAGTATGGAATTACAACTCATCACCATCCAATCCCAGATGGAGGGACTCCTGACATAGCCAGCTGCTGTGATATAATGGAGGAGCTTGCAATCTGTCTCAAGAATAACCGAAAAACCTTAATACA CTGTTATGGAGGACTTGGGAGATCTTGTCTTG TAGCTGCTTGTCTCCTTCTATACCTATCTGACACTGTGTCACCTCAGCAAGCCATAGACAGCCTGAGAGATGTAAGAGGATCTGGGGCAATACAGACCATAAAG CAATATAATTATCTTCATGACTTCCGGGATAAACTAGCTGCATATCTATCATCAAGAGAGTCACTATCAAGATCTGTGTCAAGATAA
- the Cdkn3 gene encoding cyclin-dependent kinase inhibitor 3 isoform X4: MKPPISIQASEFDSSDEEPIEDEQTPIQISWLPLSQVNCSQFLGLCALPEELKSYGIQDIFVFCTRGELSKYRVPNLLDLYQQYGITTHHHPIPDGGTPDIASCCDIMEELAICLKNNRKTLIHCYGGLGRSCLVAACLLLYLSDTVSPQQAIDSLRDVRGSGAIQTIKQYNYLHDFRDKLAAYLSSRESLSRSVSR, from the exons ATGAAGCCG CCTATTTCAATACAAGCAAGTGAGTTTGACTCCTCAGATGAAGAGCCTATTGAAGATGAACAGACTCCAATTCAGATATCATG gctACCTCTGTCACAAGTGAATTGTTCTCAGTTTCTTGGTTTATGTGCTCTGCCAG AAGAACTAAAGAGCTATGGTATACAAGACATATTTGTTTTCTGCACCAGAGGGGAACTGTCAAAATATAGAGTCCCAAACCTCTTGGACCTCTACCAGCAGTATGGAATTACAACTCATCACCATCCAATCCCAGATGGAGGGACTCCTGACATAGCCAGCTGCTGTGATATAATGGAGGAGCTTGCAATCTGTCTCAAGAATAACCGAAAAACCTTAATACA CTGTTATGGAGGACTTGGGAGATCTTGTCTTG TAGCTGCTTGTCTCCTTCTATACCTATCTGACACTGTGTCACCTCAGCAAGCCATAGACAGCCTGAGAGATGTAAGAGGATCTGGGGCAATACAGACCATAAAG CAATATAATTATCTTCATGACTTCCGGGATAAACTAGCTGCATATCTATCATCAAGAGAGTCACTATCAAGATCTGTGTCAAGATAA
- the Cdkn3 gene encoding cyclin-dependent kinase inhibitor 3 isoform X3, with product MKPPISIQASEFDSSDEEPIEDEQTPIQISWLPLSQVNCSQFLGLCALPGCKFKDVRRNIQKDTEELKSYGIQDIFVFCTRGELSKYRVPNLLDLYQQYGITTHHHPIPDGGTPDIASCCDIMEELAICLKNNRKTLIHCYGGLGRSCLAACLLLYLSDTVSPQQAIDSLRDVRGSGAIQTIKQYNYLHDFRDKLAAYLSSRESLSRSVSR from the exons ATGAAGCCG CCTATTTCAATACAAGCAAGTGAGTTTGACTCCTCAGATGAAGAGCCTATTGAAGATGAACAGACTCCAATTCAGATATCATG gctACCTCTGTCACAAGTGAATTGTTCTCAGTTTCTTGGTTTATGTGCTCTGCCAG GTTGTAAATTTAAAGATGTtagaagaaatattcaaaaagataCAG AAGAACTAAAGAGCTATGGTATACAAGACATATTTGTTTTCTGCACCAGAGGGGAACTGTCAAAATATAGAGTCCCAAACCTCTTGGACCTCTACCAGCAGTATGGAATTACAACTCATCACCATCCAATCCCAGATGGAGGGACTCCTGACATAGCCAGCTGCTGTGATATAATGGAGGAGCTTGCAATCTGTCTCAAGAATAACCGAAAAACCTTAATACA CTGTTATGGAGGACTTGGGAGATCTTGTCTTG CTGCTTGTCTCCTTCTATACCTATCTGACACTGTGTCACCTCAGCAAGCCATAGACAGCCTGAGAGATGTAAGAGGATCTGGGGCAATACAGACCATAAAG CAATATAATTATCTTCATGACTTCCGGGATAAACTAGCTGCATATCTATCATCAAGAGAGTCACTATCAAGATCTGTGTCAAGATAA
- the Cdkn3 gene encoding cyclin-dependent kinase inhibitor 3 isoform X1 has product MKPPISIQASEFDSSDEEPIEDEQTPIQISWLPLSQVNCSQFLGLCALPGCKFKDVRRNIQKDTEELKSYGIQDIFVFCTRGELSKYRVPNLLDLYQQYGITTHHHPIPDGGTPDIASCCDIMEELAICLKNNRKTLIHCYGGLGRSCLVAACLLLYLSDTVSPQQAIDSLRDVRGSGAIQTIKQYNYLHDFRDKLAAYLSSRESLSRSVSR; this is encoded by the exons ATGAAGCCG CCTATTTCAATACAAGCAAGTGAGTTTGACTCCTCAGATGAAGAGCCTATTGAAGATGAACAGACTCCAATTCAGATATCATG gctACCTCTGTCACAAGTGAATTGTTCTCAGTTTCTTGGTTTATGTGCTCTGCCAG GTTGTAAATTTAAAGATGTtagaagaaatattcaaaaagataCAG AAGAACTAAAGAGCTATGGTATACAAGACATATTTGTTTTCTGCACCAGAGGGGAACTGTCAAAATATAGAGTCCCAAACCTCTTGGACCTCTACCAGCAGTATGGAATTACAACTCATCACCATCCAATCCCAGATGGAGGGACTCCTGACATAGCCAGCTGCTGTGATATAATGGAGGAGCTTGCAATCTGTCTCAAGAATAACCGAAAAACCTTAATACA CTGTTATGGAGGACTTGGGAGATCTTGTCTTG TAGCTGCTTGTCTCCTTCTATACCTATCTGACACTGTGTCACCTCAGCAAGCCATAGACAGCCTGAGAGATGTAAGAGGATCTGGGGCAATACAGACCATAAAG CAATATAATTATCTTCATGACTTCCGGGATAAACTAGCTGCATATCTATCATCAAGAGAGTCACTATCAAGATCTGTGTCAAGATAA